Proteins from a single region of Ziziphus jujuba cultivar Dongzao chromosome 1, ASM3175591v1:
- the LOC125422006 gene encoding ankyrin repeat-containing protein NPR4-like — MIGKIQNKKKKHESSWKLAKLLIKKDRSWEKTHTKPDIGIISFGETEGSESEKEGVVGKKEEKKGNNDNVNPLPFPTTPLLIATSTGIEEIVNGILKEHPQAVEHVSDEGLNIMHVAIRHRQRNIFKRVKKMKILMVRLVRKIDDNGYTLLHHVSDMTHYYSSGSLPNAALQLQDELKWFERVRKIIPSHYEMNHRKVNGQTAEDMFEKSHAELHKEAQSWLKRTSESSSVIAVLIATVAFTAAYTVPGGSDQLTGHPIPDESKVPSLSHFLSPVPPPYKKMTPILKRKAPRFPRVSPPKAYIGLHVPVPIRGVHDAGFLSHRDSDRPHEEAVDNHPRRLRRGFCSSDRVRALAIPSLRGVHGDGQVLSHHPEKGSSLEFPSAVIVLQ; from the exons ATGATAGGCAAAATCcagaacaaaaagaagaaacacGAATCATCTTGGAAACTTGCAAAGCTGCTTATAAAGAAAGACAGATCATGGGAAAAAACCCATACAAAACCAGATATAGGAATCATATCGTTTGGAGAAACAGAAGGAAGCGAATCAGAGAAAGAAGGTGTAgtaggaaagaaagaagaaaagaagggaAACAATGATAATGTTAATCCTCTACCATTTCCTACAACACCATTGCTTATAGCTACTAGCACAGGTATAGAAGAGATCGTTAATGGCATATTGAAAGAGCATCCACAGGCTGTTGAGCATGTCAGTGATGAGGGACTCAACATTATGCATGTTGCCATTAGGCACCGCCAAAGGAATATTTTCAAACGTgtaaagaagatgaagattctGATGGTGAGGCTGGTTCGGAAAATTGATGACAATGGCTATACCTTATTGCACCATGTTTCTGACATGACCCATTATTATTCTAGTGGAAGTTTGCCTAACGCTGCTCTCCAATTGCAAGATGAATTGAAATGGTTTgag CGTGTGCGGAAAATAATTCCATCCCATTATGAAATGAACCACAgaaaagtcaacggtcaaacaGCAGAAGACATGTTCGAAAAGTCTCACGCGGAGCTTCACAAGGAGGCACAGAGCTGGCTAAAGCGGACATCGGAATCCAGCTCGGTCATCGCGGTGCTCATCGCCACCGTAGCCTTCACGGCGGCCTATACGGTGCCGGGAGGTTCGGATCAGCTCACCGGCCATCCGATACCGGATGAGTCTAAAGTCCCTTCATTATCTCACTTTCTCTCCCCGGTTCCTCCCCCCTACAAAAAAATGACCCCTATTTTGAAGAGGAAAGCTCCCAG ATTTCCGCGAGTCTCTCCCCCGAAAGCTTACATTGGCCTTCACGTTCCTGTTCCTATCCGTGGCGTCCACGATGCTGGCTTTCTCAGCCACCGTGATTCTGATCGTCCACATGAAGAAGCGGTGGATAACCACCCTCGTCGTCTACGGCGTGGCTTTTGTTCCAGTGACCGTGTTCGGGCTCTTGCAATTCCCTCTCTACGTGGCGTTCATGGGGACGGTCAAGTACTCTCTCACCATCCTGAAAAAGGCTCTTCCTTGGAATTTCCTTCGGCTGTTATTGTTTTGCAATAA